ACGTTGGAGCTTTCCGACTTGGCGCCGAAGCCGAACACGGCAGTTCATGAGTGGACTTTCTATATCGAACGGATCGGAATTGCGGATGCGCGGAACTATCCGAATCCATTTGAAGATGAGACCACGATTGCCTTCAGGGTTTCTAGGCAAGCCAAGATAACAATCCAGATTTACGATTTCACCGGTAGGCTTGTCGCAACGCCTGTCTCAGGTTCAATCAGAGAGGCGGGGCTAGTTGAAGTAGAATGGCGCGGTCAAACAAGTGCGGGCGAAAACCTCGCACGCGGTGTCTACTTCTGCCATATCCTCATGGAAAGTGAACTGGAACCGCAATCTACTATTCTGAAGATGGCAGTCATAGCCGACTAACATTCACTACATCTCCTGACTCGCGAATCCAACCGATTCCGAGTCAGGGGATTTGCCTTCATAAAGGAGGGAGACAATGTTTCAACTAAGGTACAAAGTACTATTCAGTTCAATCGGGCTATTTGCCCTTGTAGTTTTGCTTGCACCTGTCTGCTTCGCCGGCGTGAATGCTGCACCTCATCTTGGGATGGGTAGCGGTGCGCGATCCCTGGGATTGGGCGGTGCATTTACCGCTGTCGCTGACGATGCGACTTCTACAATATGGAATCCCGCCGGGTTGCCGGCAGTGGAGGATTTAACAATAACGCTCTCCTCCGCACGGTTGTCTCTTGATAGAAGACACAGCTTTATCGGCTTAATCAAAAGGGTAGGAAATGGCGGTCTGGGGTTATCAGTCGTCAATGCCGGCGTCGATGATATAACTTCTTACAATAGCAAGGGGGACCGGACCGGCTCATTTAACCACAATTCTAACGCTTTTGCCCTCTCCTACGGTCATGATCTCGGTGCCGTTAGCCTCGGCGCGAGCGCACGCATGTATACGGATAGCTTCGGAGATCATTCGAGTACCAGCGGTTTCGCCGGTG
This portion of the Candidatus Poribacteria bacterium genome encodes:
- a CDS encoding PorV/PorQ family protein, with product MFQLRYKVLFSSIGLFALVVLLAPVCFAGVNAAPHLGMGSGARSLGLGGAFTAVADDATSTIWNPAGLPAVEDLTITLSSARLSLDRRHSFIGLIKRVGNGGLGLSVVNAGVDDITSYNSKGDRTGSFNHNSNAFALSYGHDLGAVSLGASARMYTDSFGDHSSTSGFAGADIGLLGHNKASTFSYGIAARNLGSAIGDNQVPVKIAGGLAYRVLDKNVATFSVDVEHEVIDLPESPTSLHIGTEYLIANTFAIRGGTKLNTDRTQLFAGFGVNVGGLQLDYALKAADSAVNNLDDDSTHFFSISYSY